From Butyricimonas paravirosa, one genomic window encodes:
- a CDS encoding AraC family transcriptional regulator — translation MMIIKELVCQNVIARFLIYLHDMSMQTWISILTNLFPVISALTCCLLMILTYKDSVREEERYLKRGLFFFYFSVAFGWACVIIYTWSPRLFVYLNSLCYCSFIMMSVTFYHVVFWLTRVDSSEHFSMRHYYLPVLIPVILLVWSLFVPLDVQVAIVAVDSPLEDVYFYFTRFFTSQLMVAFLFCLCYTLLGLKRLFRYWRVMRERLGDMKEPPLRWLGCVLLLFLFSLCMPLLDPLFAESYWLDFLPIGILLLQYSIVAYNIIVGNYVLCSCVEESSGDRQEIKKTPLLNKERFEKYIREEKPYLNPELKITDLTGELQTNRTYLSTFINRTYGMNFNTYINDCRLREMKAFLADSTCAGVSMTDLAIRAGFGCYHSYRRAKKRNITNF, via the coding sequence ATGATGATAATTAAAGAGCTTGTTTGCCAGAATGTTATTGCACGTTTTTTGATATATTTGCATGATATGAGTATGCAAACATGGATTTCGATTCTCACGAACCTGTTTCCGGTGATCTCGGCCTTGACCTGTTGCCTGTTAATGATACTTACCTACAAGGATAGTGTGCGGGAGGAAGAGCGTTACTTGAAACGGGGTTTATTCTTTTTCTATTTCTCGGTCGCTTTCGGGTGGGCCTGCGTGATCATCTACACGTGGTCGCCTCGTCTTTTCGTCTATTTGAATAGCTTGTGTTATTGTTCATTTATCATGATGTCCGTGACATTCTATCATGTTGTTTTCTGGTTGACGCGGGTAGATTCTTCCGAGCATTTTTCCATGCGGCACTACTATCTGCCCGTGTTGATCCCGGTGATTCTCCTTGTGTGGAGCCTTTTCGTGCCTTTGGACGTGCAGGTGGCGATCGTGGCCGTGGATAGCCCGCTGGAAGATGTTTATTTTTATTTTACTCGTTTTTTCACTTCCCAGTTGATGGTGGCGTTCCTGTTTTGTCTTTGTTATACTTTGCTGGGGCTGAAACGTCTGTTCCGCTACTGGCGTGTTATGCGGGAACGGTTGGGAGATATGAAAGAGCCACCCTTGCGTTGGCTGGGATGCGTGTTGCTCCTGTTTCTCTTTTCTTTATGTATGCCCTTGTTGGATCCTCTTTTCGCCGAGAGTTACTGGCTTGATTTTCTCCCGATTGGAATTTTGTTGTTACAATATTCGATCGTGGCTTATAATATTATTGTCGGAAATTACGTTTTGTGTTCTTGCGTGGAGGAATCGTCCGGTGATCGGCAGGAGATCAAAAAAACGCCCCTACTGAACAAGGAGAGGTTCGAGAAATATATCCGGGAAGAAAAGCCTTACTTGAACCCGGAATTGAAAATAACGGACCTAACCGGGGAGTTACAGACCAATCGTACGTATCTTTCCACGTTTATTAACCGTACGTATGGGATGAATTTTAATACCTATATTAATGATTGTCGCCTGCGTGAGATGAAAGCTTTTTTGGCTGATTCAACTTGTGCGGGAGTGAGCATGACGGATTTGGCGATTCGTGCCGGTTTTGGTTGTTATCATAGTTATCGACGGGCAAAAAAGAGAAATATCACAAATTTCTAA